A window from Gottschalkiaceae bacterium SANA encodes these proteins:
- the carB_2 gene encoding carbamoyl-phosphate synthase (glutamine-hydrolyzing) large subunit codes for MPKDPSIKKVLVIGSGPIVIGQAAEFDYAGTQACRALREEGVRVVLVNSNPATIMTDESIADAVYIEPLTLSVLSEIIRKERPDGLLATLGGQTGLNMAVELSEAGVLDLYDVKLLGTNLQAIQKAEDRELFKALMEEIEEPVAKSKIIEDVETGLAFAKEIGYPVIVRPAYTLGGTGGGIASTEAELKTILHTGISLSRIGQVLLEQSVAGWKEIEYEVMRDANGTSIIVCNMENFDPVGVHTGDSIVVAPTQTLTDNEAQMLRTSALTIIDALKIEGGCNVQVALDPDSKNYVVIEVNPRVSRSSALASKAAGYPIAKVAAKIALGLWLDEIPNAVTQKTMASYEPSLDYVVVKIPKWPFDKFAEMDNSLGTQMKATGEVMAIARSFESALFKAIVSLEGDEVGLGNSKVKAFDDDVLFAKIERPTHMRIFELAELIRRGYSVATIGSRTKIDAWFLQKIQRMVEMENRLIHEALTTDLLVEAERMGFVDQEIKSLTNLPEEQIDALRRAKGIYPIYKMVDTCAAEFESATPYYYSSYDWEDERVSSDKEKILVIGSGPIRIGQGIEFDYCSVHALQAIQKAGFEAVLINNNPETVSTDFDIADKLYFEPLFVDDVMNVIRAEKPKGVIVQFGGQTAVNLGPKLRARGVSILGTSVESMDAAEDRNRFEWLLEALGVRRPIGGAVHEVKEAIEKANEIGYPVLVRPSYVIGGRGMQVVKTEKNLIDYVQNAIIENQGQSILVDEYIEGLELEVDAICDGEEILIPGIMTHVERTGVHSGDSISVYPPRNLSQAMQAEILETTRVLGKALHVRGLMNIQYVLAKGKLYVIEVNPRASRTVPILSKVTGVPMVDLAISTMLGKKLVDLGFGTGLMDERPLVAVKVPVFSNQKLVGVLPLLSPEMKSTGEVLGLGKTYQEALYKGFLGAGIQFQTPGKIWVAGQDEAVKEKLQAVGYDLIDELDGSMVESSIQAGDLQWILDTTLGHSEKEDLIGNVRKQALVYDLPCFSSPDTVEAYLEALEYWQTSGPIQVDIVQNYRKEVL; via the coding sequence ATGCCTAAAGATCCATCGATTAAAAAGGTACTTGTTATTGGTTCTGGCCCCATTGTCATCGGTCAGGCAGCTGAATTTGACTATGCCGGTACCCAGGCCTGCCGCGCTTTGAGAGAAGAAGGGGTGCGGGTTGTTTTGGTCAACAGCAACCCGGCGACGATTATGACGGATGAAAGCATTGCGGATGCGGTCTACATCGAACCCTTAACTCTTTCTGTGTTAAGTGAGATTATCAGGAAAGAACGTCCGGATGGATTGTTGGCGACCTTGGGCGGTCAGACTGGCTTGAATATGGCAGTCGAGTTGAGTGAGGCGGGCGTATTGGATCTCTATGACGTCAAACTCTTGGGCACCAACCTGCAGGCGATCCAGAAGGCGGAAGACCGGGAACTGTTTAAGGCGTTAATGGAAGAGATAGAAGAACCTGTCGCAAAAAGCAAGATTATCGAAGACGTTGAAACTGGGCTTGCCTTTGCCAAAGAGATTGGATATCCCGTCATTGTCCGTCCAGCCTATACCCTAGGTGGAACAGGAGGCGGAATCGCCAGTACGGAAGCGGAATTGAAGACGATCTTGCATACGGGTATTTCCTTGAGTCGAATTGGACAAGTTTTGTTGGAACAGAGTGTAGCAGGGTGGAAGGAAATTGAGTATGAAGTGATGCGGGATGCCAATGGTACCAGCATCATCGTTTGTAATATGGAAAATTTTGATCCGGTGGGGGTGCATACAGGAGACAGTATTGTGGTGGCACCTACGCAAACCCTAACGGACAACGAAGCGCAGATGCTTCGAACATCGGCCTTGACGATTATTGATGCCTTGAAAATTGAAGGTGGATGCAATGTGCAGGTTGCCTTGGATCCGGATAGCAAGAACTATGTAGTGATCGAGGTGAATCCACGGGTGAGTCGTTCTTCAGCTTTGGCATCAAAGGCAGCGGGTTATCCCATTGCTAAGGTGGCGGCAAAGATTGCCCTGGGTTTGTGGTTGGATGAGATTCCAAATGCGGTGACGCAAAAGACCATGGCATCCTATGAACCGAGTCTCGATTATGTGGTGGTGAAGATTCCTAAATGGCCCTTTGACAAGTTTGCAGAGATGGACAATAGCTTGGGTACGCAGATGAAGGCAACAGGAGAGGTGATGGCCATTGCTCGCTCCTTTGAATCAGCCTTGTTTAAGGCGATTGTTTCTTTGGAGGGCGATGAAGTGGGGCTTGGAAATTCAAAGGTCAAGGCCTTTGACGATGATGTCCTTTTCGCCAAGATTGAAAGGCCGACCCATATGCGGATCTTCGAACTGGCAGAGTTGATTCGCCGCGGCTACTCTGTGGCTACCATTGGCAGTCGTACGAAGATTGATGCCTGGTTTTTGCAAAAAATTCAACGTATGGTTGAGATGGAGAACCGTTTGATTCACGAAGCCTTAACAACAGATTTGCTTGTTGAAGCCGAACGAATGGGATTTGTTGATCAGGAAATCAAGTCGCTGACCAATTTACCTGAAGAGCAAATTGATGCATTGCGCCGTGCCAAGGGCATTTACCCCATCTACAAGATGGTGGATACCTGTGCGGCGGAGTTTGAATCGGCGACACCCTATTATTATTCCAGTTATGACTGGGAAGATGAGCGAGTTAGCTCCGACAAGGAGAAGATTCTGGTAATTGGTTCGGGACCCATTCGAATTGGTCAGGGGATTGAGTTTGACTATTGTTCCGTGCATGCCTTGCAAGCGATTCAGAAAGCGGGTTTTGAAGCGGTTTTAATTAACAACAATCCCGAGACGGTCAGCACGGATTTTGATATTGCAGATAAATTGTATTTTGAACCCTTGTTTGTGGATGATGTGATGAATGTGATTCGTGCGGAAAAGCCTAAAGGAGTGATTGTGCAATTTGGCGGGCAAACGGCGGTTAATCTTGGGCCGAAATTGCGGGCACGCGGTGTCTCAATCTTGGGTACTAGTGTGGAGTCCATGGATGCGGCAGAGGATCGAAATCGCTTTGAATGGCTATTGGAAGCCCTTGGTGTTCGACGTCCCATTGGTGGAGCGGTTCATGAGGTGAAAGAGGCCATTGAAAAAGCGAATGAGATTGGATATCCGGTCTTGGTACGCCCTTCCTATGTGATTGGCGGACGGGGCATGCAGGTTGTTAAAACCGAGAAGAACTTGATCGATTATGTACAAAATGCCATTATTGAGAATCAGGGCCAGTCGATTTTAGTCGATGAGTATATCGAAGGATTGGAATTGGAGGTTGATGCAATCTGCGACGGAGAGGAAATCCTGATTCCTGGAATCATGACCCATGTGGAGCGTACGGGTGTCCATTCTGGCGACAGCATCAGTGTTTATCCCCCTCGCAATCTTTCTCAAGCCATGCAGGCGGAGATTCTGGAAACGACTCGTGTTTTGGGGAAGGCCTTGCATGTAAGGGGTTTGATGAATATTCAGTATGTGTTAGCAAAGGGAAAATTATATGTGATAGAGGTCAACCCAAGGGCTTCAAGAACGGTACCCATTTTATCGAAGGTGACGGGAGTCCCCATGGTGGACCTTGCCATCTCAACAATGTTGGGGAAAAAACTGGTCGATCTGGGTTTTGGAACCGGTTTGATGGACGAACGTCCTCTAGTTGCGGTGAAGGTACCGGTTTTCTCTAATCAAAAGCTGGTGGGTGTATTGCCGCTTTTGTCACCTGAAATGAAATCGACGGGCGAGGTTTTGGGTCTGGGGAAGACTTATCAAGAAGCTTTGTACAAAGGTTTTTTGGGTGCGGGCATTCAATTTCAAACTCCGGGGAAAATTTGGGTGGCTGGCCAAGATGAAGCGGTAAAGGAAAAATTGCAAGCCGTTGGTTATGACTTGATTGATGAATTGGATGGCAGCATGGTTGAATCATCAATTCAAGCTGGAGACTTACAGTGGATTTTGGACACCACGCTGGGTCATTCTGAAAAAGAAGATTTGATTGGAAACGTTCGAAAGCAAGCCTTGGTCTATGACTTGCCCTGCTTTTCTAGTCCGGATACGGTGGAAGCCTATTTGGAAGCGCTGGAATATTGGCAGACAAGTGGACCCATTCAAGTGGATATTGTACAGAATTATAGGAAAGAGGTCCTTTGA
- the rph gene encoding ribonuclease PH, whose translation MSRIDGRKLDEKRPCGIKPNVLAYPDGSVEIAMGETRVICTAFVEEGVPSFKKDSGEGWVTAEYNMLPGSTLTRKRRSIGKIDGRSSEIQRLIGRSLRSIVDFKALGERTVTIDCDVIQADGGTRTASITGGYVALALAMKKLQKEGRLTAWPLRDQVVAISVGIVAGQACLDLCYREDSHAQVDMNVVMAGDGSIIEVQGTGEEAPFTRKELNDLLDLAEKGSCELAKLQREVLEI comes from the coding sequence GTGAGCAGAATAGACGGCAGAAAATTAGATGAAAAAAGACCATGTGGAATTAAGCCAAACGTGTTGGCCTACCCCGACGGTTCCGTAGAAATTGCTATGGGCGAAACCCGGGTGATTTGTACGGCATTTGTGGAAGAGGGCGTGCCATCTTTTAAGAAGGACTCGGGAGAGGGCTGGGTGACGGCGGAGTATAATATGCTGCCCGGCTCCACTTTGACAAGAAAGCGAAGAAGCATTGGTAAGATTGACGGTCGAAGCAGTGAAATTCAACGGTTAATTGGCCGCAGTTTGCGTTCTATCGTTGATTTTAAAGCCCTTGGTGAGCGAACAGTCACCATCGATTGCGATGTGATTCAGGCAGATGGGGGAACCCGTACCGCTTCCATTACTGGGGGATATGTTGCCCTGGCTTTGGCCATGAAGAAGTTGCAGAAAGAAGGCAGACTGACGGCATGGCCGCTTAGAGATCAAGTCGTTGCCATCAGCGTGGGCATTGTTGCAGGTCAGGCCTGCTTGGACTTGTGTTATCGAGAAGACTCACATGCTCAGGTGGATATGAATGTTGTGATGGCAGGGGACGGATCGATTATTGAGGTACAGGGAACCGGTGAGGAAGCGCCTTTTACCCGCAAGGAGCTGAATGATCTTTTGGATCTAGCGGAGAAGGGAAGCTGTGAACTTGCAAAACTTCAACGGGAAGTTTTAGAAATTTAG
- a CDS encoding AIR synthase family protein, which yields MRIGKLSNEELEQLVIRKIQYQHPDVLIHSGVGEDCSVIDYGDEVCVVSSDPITGASHQIGKLAIDVACNDIASTGAEALGVMMVMLAPPSTTKEELAQVMREATDEAARLKIEILGGHTEVTDAVNRMVLVMTVIGKERKSQFESNSQPVSTGDWVVISKEIGLEGTAILAHDREEWVAGKIDTAALVLAKAQMDRLSVLEEGRIGAKTGFKYMHDITEGGVLGACWEASHATGRGVKIEREAIPILSVTQEIAALFKIDPYSLISSGSMLAIVTPAQGEKWIAEGERRGLRVTKIGQVQGEQPTLVEVDGSVCVIASPEADALYTALARQKEEIK from the coding sequence ATGCGAATAGGGAAGTTGTCAAATGAAGAGCTAGAGCAATTGGTGATTCGAAAAATTCAATATCAACATCCGGATGTATTGATCCATTCCGGCGTGGGAGAAGACTGTTCCGTAATCGACTATGGAGACGAAGTTTGCGTGGTTTCCAGCGACCCGATTACCGGTGCTAGCCACCAAATTGGAAAACTGGCTATCGATGTAGCCTGCAATGACATCGCAAGTACGGGCGCAGAGGCTTTGGGTGTGATGATGGTGATGCTGGCTCCTCCGTCAACGACGAAAGAAGAGCTTGCTCAAGTCATGCGGGAAGCAACTGATGAAGCCGCAAGGCTGAAGATAGAAATTTTAGGTGGTCATACCGAGGTGACGGATGCGGTGAACCGCATGGTTCTTGTGATGACTGTGATTGGAAAGGAAAGAAAAAGTCAATTTGAGTCGAATAGTCAACCGGTTTCCACCGGTGATTGGGTGGTGATCTCTAAGGAAATTGGATTAGAGGGAACTGCCATTCTTGCCCATGACCGAGAAGAATGGGTGGCAGGTAAAATCGATACGGCAGCCTTGGTCCTTGCCAAAGCACAGATGGATCGTTTATCTGTCTTGGAAGAGGGGCGAATCGGAGCGAAAACCGGATTTAAATATATGCATGATATTACAGAAGGCGGTGTTTTGGGTGCCTGTTGGGAAGCGAGCCATGCGACGGGGCGGGGTGTGAAGATTGAACGGGAGGCCATTCCCATTTTGTCGGTGACCCAAGAAATTGCAGCCCTCTTTAAAATCGATCCCTATAGTTTGATTTCAAGCGGCAGCATGTTGGCCATTGTAACGCCTGCGCAAGGAGAAAAGTGGATTGCGGAGGGAGAAAGACGGGGCCTTCGTGTGACCAAAATTGGTCAAGTACAGGGAGAGCAGCCGACGCTGGTTGAAGTGGATGGAAGTGTCTGTGTGATTGCTTCTCCAGAGGCGGATGCCTTGTATACGGCTTTGGCGCGACAGAAGGAGGAAATTAAGTGA